In a genomic window of Parambassis ranga chromosome 24, fParRan2.1, whole genome shotgun sequence:
- the bub1 gene encoding mitotic checkpoint serine/threonine-protein kinase BUB1 isoform X3, translating to MDIAASLQRFEQSFSSYSGDDPLDPWDKFVEYLEQTLPADSSSDMWLVFDALVQRFLNVERYANDIRYVKHCIKCARYYSDPIMLYSHIFSKGVGTRTAALYVAWAQQFEQRGVNEQAEAVYQKAVENQAQPADTVLHEYRQFQARARSQVPVSGSLNPLQSSQLTSQMVSHQEPQTKVSVDCPPGPSTVKMTITVSRSETSGAISSSHNSAIQTVSAYLTEQLVCEGSELCFEEVRAKKYFCKLREKQEKEERELMEKKLKAEEEEIKSIKSLLEKINEELKVCGTFTGQAPAPRLSAAETARCQDPAPSQQAAGHPRPSTHPSSRRSLGLRLHTEPSFIQGAAVIPDFPHPLTNTLSSEVSHHSSVAAAAPTDGVVQHQSTLQPASSVQANVSLHRNSSSSVLNALCQDALVQLRGSDDCRPAEHSATHLGVSQPAEPEEKLDLSQGDNLSHITPNNSLGFVQATPSRVLPSPTVNTREALGVIMDMFQAPTLLEDRFNNTSVLHSEKEPEAECSKYAGIPSLPKLPTATPFTIYEDENDKENCSTAASSAPERSKTTRALAEITMSKAQKPNDTPPDLMPDESTMWGARYNSLNSLAACPNSTTDFAMLAQFVSTPFAHKTPVSGNFYQDPENGDGADDGAFTRRQTKKLSPIMEQSPCEDKFSETAISQLVPSAARQGTIVGEGLAMAQHCLTTSSITMVQPPAPAALSFRDQTLGPTDTSRTTGPGWQVYTSPEQPPKPAAQVPARTEPFEVMEDLDKPASPERAWKPVYDVPMSPESALKPDWLAVTSLEATVEPDLDAFLSPHRPKKADISSAKILDVPMSPEPPQLCADVPMSPMQTGTVDIHMSPDRGLDVDVSIHSAAARGGALQLVSDPWNDVLISTLLSRLSPPLTSHPHCITWQCKVPSITPKMTISMGRASLRVDCVLGEGAFATVYQATDPMTSEKMVLKVQKPANPWEFYINTRLDARLRPGVRHLYSSIRSAHLFHNGSVLLGELHSYGTLLNAVNIYRNLSDKVMPQPLVLYFTICILHMVEQLHSVRIIHADIKPDNFLLGERFLENRCFDSESLDHGLVLIDLGQSIDMELFPEGTAFTAKCMTSGFQCTEMLSGKPWSYQTDLFGIAGTVYCMLFGTYMQVVNEGGVWRTNGVFRRNPHSDLWLEFFHTLLNVPDCSSLPDLRGLRHKLTSVLQQDYSRKLSTLKSRLVVLLLERCKAAHR from the exons ATGGACATCGCTGCGAGTTTACA GCGGTTTGAACAGAGCTTCAGCTCGTACTCAGGAGACGACCCTCTGGATCCATGGGACAA GTTTGTGGAGTACCTGGAGCAGACTCTGCCCGcggacagcagcagtgacatgtgGCTGGTCTTTGACGCTCTCGTTCAGAGGTTTTTAAATGTGGAGCGATATGCCAATGATATCAGATATGTGAAACACTGCATCAAATGT GCGAGATATTACTCAGATCCCATCATGCTGTACAGTCACATCTTCAGCAAAGGCGTGGGCACCAGGACGGCTGCCCTGTATGTGGCCTGGGCGCAGCAGTTTGAACAGAGGGGGGTGAATGAACAGGCTGAGGCCGTGTACCAGAAAGCAGTGGAGAACCAAGCCCAGCCCGCTGACACCGTTCTCCATGAATACAG GCAGTTTCAAGCAAGAGCCAGGAGTCAGGTGCCAGTGTCAG GAAGTCTAAACCCTCTGCAGAGCTCTCAGTTAACCAGTCAGATGGTGTCACACCAGGAACCTCAGACCAAG GTGTCTGTGGACTGTCCGCCGGGACCATCTACAGTTAAAATGACCATAAC AGTTTCCCGCTCTGAGACTTCAGGTGCGATTTCCTCCAGTCACAACTCCGCCATTCAGACAGTGTCCGCATATCTGACGGAGCAGCTCGTGTGTGAAGGATCTGAACTGTGCTTCGAGGAGGTCCGAGCAAAGAAGTACTTCTGTAAACTGCgggagaaacaagagaaggaggagagagagctca tggagaagaagctgaaggcggaggaagaagaaatcaaGAGCATTAAAAGTTTGCTGGAGAAAATTAACGAGGAACTGAAAGTGTGCGGGACCTTCACTGGCCAGGCTCCAGCTCCGAGG ctgtctgcagcagaaacgGCCCGCTGCCAGGATCCTGCTCCTTCCCAGCAGGCCGCTGGGCATCCTCGGCCCTCAACCCACCCGAGCAGCCGGCGCTCTCTGGGATTGAGATTACACACTGAGCCTTCTTTCATCCAGGGGGCTGCTGTCATCCCAGACTTTCCTCATCCTCTCACTAACACCCTCAGCTCAGAGGTATCCCATCActcctctgttgctgctgcagcccCCACAGACGGTGTCGTCCAGCATCAGTCCACTCTGCAGCCTGCCAGCTCTGTGCAGGCGAACGTGTCGctccacagaaacagcagcagctctgtcctgAACGCTCTCTGCCAGGACGCTCTGGTTCAGCTCAGAGGCTCAGACGACTGTCGACCAGCAGAGCACAGCGCCACACATCT GGGTGTGAGTCAGCCCGCTGAGCCCGAGGAGAAGCTCGACT tgtcacAGGGAGATAACCTGTCTCACATCACTCCTAACAATTCACTGGGCTTTGTTCAGGCCACGCCGTCACGGGTGCTGCCGTCGCCCACGGTCAACACACGGGAAGCGCTGG GTGTGATCATGGACATGTTCCAGGCCCCGACTCTGCTAGAAGATCGCTTCAACAACACGTCCGTCCTTCACTCAGAGAAGGAGCCTGAGGCTGAATGCTCAAAATATG caggCATCCCATCGTTACCTAAGCTGCCTACCGCGACCCCTTTCACCATATATGAGGATGAGAATGACAAAGAAAACTGCAG cactgctgcctcctctgcacCTGAGCGGTCCAAAACCACCAGGGCTCTGGCTGAAATCACCATGTCCAAGGCACAAAAACCGAAT GACACGCCTCCCGACCTGATGCCGGATGAGAGCACCATGTGGGGCGCTCGCTACAACTCCCTCAACTCGCTGGCAGCCTGTCCCAACAGCACCACAGACTTCGCCATGCTGGCCCAGTTCGTCTCCACTCCGTTCGCACACAAGACCCCTGTCAGCGGGAACTTCTACCAGGACCCAG AGAATGGCGATGGCGCCGACGACGGGGCTTTCACCAGACGTCAGACCAAAAAACTCAG CCCCATCATGGAACAGAGTCCGTGTGAAGACAAGTTCTCTGAGACAGCCATCAGTCAGCTGGTGCCGTCCGCTGCGCGTCAGGGCACCATCGTCGGCGAGGGGCTCGCCATGGCCCAGCACTgcctcaccacctcctccatcaccatGGTGCAACCCCCTGCTCCTGCCGCGCTCTCCTTCAGAGACCAGACGCTCGGTCCCACAGACACCTCCAGGACAACCGGACCCGGCTGGCAAGTGTACACGAGCCCTGAGCAGCCTCCCAAACCAGCTGCTCAGGTCCCAGCCAGGACTGAACCCTTTGAGGTCATGGAAGATTTGGACAAGCCTGCCAGCCCGGAACGAGCATGGAAGCCGGTCTATGATGTGCCCATGAGTCCCGAATCTGCTCTCAAACCAGACTGGCTTGCTGTCACAAGCCTGGAGGCCACAGTGGAGCCTGATCTGGATGCTTTCCTGAGTCCCCATCGGCCGAAGAAAGCAGACATTTCTTCAGCCAAGATCCTGGACGTCCCCATGAGTCCAGAGCCGCCGCAGCTCTGCGCTGATGTGCCCATGAGCCCGATGCAGACCGGCACAGTGGACATACACATGAGTCCAGACAGAGGACTGGATGTCGATGTCAGtatccactcagcagcagccagaggaggagCGCTCCAGCTGGTGTCTGATCCCTGGAACGACGTTCTGATCTCCACCCTGCTGTCCAGGCTCTCCCCACCCCTCACCTCTCACCCCCACTGCATCACCTGGCAGTGTAAAGTCCCAAGCATCACCCCAAAGATGACCATCAGCATGG GAAGGGCGTCCCTCCGGGTCGACTGCGTTCTGGGCGAGGGTGCGTTTGCAACAGTTTACCAGGCGACTGACCCCATGACCTCAGAGAAGATGGTTTTAAAG GTTCAGAAACCAGCCAATCCCTGGGAGTTTTACATCAACACTCGGCTGGACGCTCGCCTGCGGCCTGGCGTCCGTCACCTCTACAGCAGCATCCGCTCCGCCCACCTCTTCCACAACGGCAGCGTGCTGCTCGGTGAGCTGCACAGCTACGGAACCCTGCTG AACGCCGTGAACATCTACAGAAACCTGAGTGACAAAGTGATGCCTCAGCCGCTCGTCCTGTACTTCACCATCTGTATCCTGCACATGGTGGAGCAGCTGCACAGCGTCCGCATCATCCACGCCGACATCAAACCCGACAACTTCCTGCTCGGAGAGAG gttccTGGAGAACAGGTGTTTTGATTCAGAAAGCCTGGACCACGGCCTCGTCCTCATCGACCTCGGGCAGAGCATCGACATGGAGCTTTTCCCAGAAGGCACCGCTTTCACCGCGAAGTGTATGACGTCGGGCTTCCAGTGCACCGAGATGCTGTCCGGGAAACCGTGGAGCTATCAG